In one window of Tenacibaculum mesophilum DNA:
- a CDS encoding MlaE family ABC transporter permease produces MNYIEHIGKYFSMLKQVFSKPQRARVFREALFREVDELGHKSIGIIAFISFFIGGVIALQTALNLESPFIPKSLIGFAAKRSVILEFAPTFCSIILAGKVGSYITSSIGTMRVTEQIDALEVMGINSLNYLVLPKIIATVFFYPFLIILGMFLGIFGGWMAGVLSGLFSGADYIAGVQLDFDPFLITYALIKTVVFAFLIATVPSYHGYYVKGGSLEVGKASTQSVVWTTVLIVIANYFLTQMLLT; encoded by the coding sequence ATGAATTACATTGAGCATATTGGTAAATACTTTTCAATGCTAAAACAGGTTTTTTCAAAGCCACAAAGAGCAAGAGTATTTCGGGAAGCTTTATTTAGAGAAGTAGATGAGTTGGGGCATAAGTCGATAGGAATTATAGCTTTTATATCGTTTTTTATTGGAGGGGTAATCGCCTTGCAAACAGCATTGAATTTAGAAAGTCCGTTTATACCAAAATCGTTGATTGGTTTTGCAGCAAAACGATCAGTAATTTTAGAGTTTGCACCTACATTTTGTTCTATTATTTTAGCAGGTAAAGTAGGTTCGTATATAACTTCAAGTATTGGAACTATGCGTGTTACAGAGCAAATTGATGCACTTGAGGTGATGGGAATTAACTCATTAAACTATTTAGTGCTTCCTAAAATAATAGCTACAGTTTTCTTTTATCCGTTTTTAATAATTCTAGGAATGTTTTTAGGAATTTTTGGCGGATGGATGGCAGGGGTATTATCGGGTTTGTTTTCTGGAGCAGATTATATAGCAGGAGTTCAATTAGATTTTGATCCGTTTCTTATAACCTATGCGTTGATAAAAACAGTGGTTTTTGCTTTTTTAATTGCTACAGTGCCTTCCTATCATGGATATTATGTAAAAGGAGGTTCATTAGAAGTTGGAAAAGCAAGTACACAGTCTGTAGTTTGGACTACAGTGCTTATTGTTATAGCGAACTATTTCTTAACTCAAATGTTATTAACCTAA
- the pafA gene encoding alkaline phosphatase PafA: MRKIAFLAAIICLTSCSVNKKTNTQKPKLVVGVVVDQMRYDYLTRFANRYGNDGFKRLLREGYSLENAHYNYIPTYTAVGHTSIYTGTTPTNHGIISNHWYDKYLKKTIYCVDDNNYNTVGNNGEGGKKSPYRMLTTTVTDQLKLAQNMNGKTIGIAIKDRSAILPAGHTANAAYWFDGGDKGQWISSSFYLNELPTWVQEFNASGKADEYLSKPWETLYDISTYTQSIDDDNNFEVTFKGEEKPVFPHDIPTLRKSNNNYSIIKGIPAGNSITTDFAKAAIIGENLGKSEYTDFLAVSYSSTDYVGHQFGVASKEIEDTYLRLDQDLADLFKFLDTQVGKDNYTLFLTADHAAVQVPSYLESLKIPAGYVKPVAFKNFLNEITLKHFKSDEIIENVSNFQVFLNKDKIRELNLDYENVAQTIADEAINHKKIYKSVTARTMQTTTFTNGILHVLQNGYNQKFSGDVILIPNPSTIASSSKKGTTHGSGYSYDTHIPMIFYGNGIKQGVSKKKYEIVDIAPTISNLLQIEFPNGCSGKIIEEVLE; this comes from the coding sequence ATGAGAAAAATAGCTTTTTTAGCAGCTATAATATGTTTAACCAGCTGCTCTGTTAATAAAAAAACAAATACTCAAAAACCAAAACTAGTAGTTGGTGTTGTTGTTGACCAAATGCGTTACGATTACCTTACTCGTTTTGCTAATAGATATGGTAACGACGGTTTTAAACGTTTACTTAGAGAAGGATACTCTTTAGAAAACGCTCATTACAATTATATTCCTACTTACACTGCTGTAGGGCATACTTCTATTTACACAGGAACAACGCCTACTAATCATGGAATTATTAGCAACCATTGGTATGATAAATATTTAAAGAAAACTATTTATTGTGTTGATGATAATAACTATAACACTGTTGGTAATAACGGTGAAGGAGGAAAAAAGTCTCCTTATAGAATGTTAACTACTACAGTAACCGATCAGTTGAAACTAGCTCAAAACATGAATGGTAAAACCATTGGTATTGCCATAAAAGATCGTTCTGCTATTTTACCTGCAGGACACACAGCTAACGCTGCTTATTGGTTTGACGGTGGTGATAAAGGGCAATGGATTTCTTCTTCTTTTTACTTAAATGAATTACCTACTTGGGTACAAGAGTTCAATGCTTCAGGGAAAGCTGATGAATATTTAAGTAAACCATGGGAAACTTTATATGATATTAGTACGTATACCCAAAGTATTGATGATGATAATAACTTTGAAGTAACTTTCAAAGGGGAGGAAAAGCCAGTTTTTCCGCACGACATTCCAACGTTAAGAAAGAGCAATAATAATTACAGTATAATAAAAGGGATTCCTGCTGGTAATTCTATTACTACTGATTTTGCTAAAGCGGCTATTATTGGTGAAAACTTAGGAAAATCTGAGTACACTGACTTTTTAGCAGTTAGTTATTCTTCAACCGATTATGTTGGACATCAGTTTGGAGTTGCTTCCAAAGAAATTGAAGATACGTATTTACGCTTAGATCAAGATTTAGCTGATTTATTTAAGTTTTTAGACACACAGGTTGGAAAAGACAACTATACATTATTCTTAACTGCCGATCATGCTGCAGTACAAGTTCCTTCATACTTAGAATCTTTAAAAATACCTGCTGGTTATGTAAAGCCTGTTGCTTTCAAAAACTTTTTAAATGAAATTACCTTAAAACATTTTAAATCGGATGAAATCATTGAAAACGTTTCAAACTTTCAAGTGTTCTTAAATAAAGATAAGATTAGAGAGTTAAACCTTGACTATGAAAATGTAGCACAAACCATAGCGGATGAAGCTATTAATCATAAAAAGATATACAAATCGGTAACTGCTAGAACCATGCAAACCACAACGTTTACTAACGGAATTTTACATGTATTACAAAACGGTTACAATCAAAAGTTTTCGGGTGATGTTATTTTAATCCCTAATCCGTCAACTATTGCTAGTAGTTCAAAAAAAGGGACTACGCATGGTTCTGGATACTCGTACGATACACACATTCCGATGATTTTTTATGGAAATGGAATTAAGCAAGGAGTTTCTAAAAAGAAATATGAAATTGTAGATATTGCTCCAACGATTTCTAATTTATTACAGATAGAATTCCCTAATGGATGTTCTGGAAAGATTATTGAAGAGGTTCTTGAATAA
- a CDS encoding M14 family metallopeptidase, which translates to MKKLLLSLLFVSATVTAQTIDLNYYLPKNVSYNSNIPTPKSVLGHEVGEWHVTHDKLVEYMKALANASDRVVLENRGTTYEGRPLVLLTITSSKNHQNLEEIRENHIKATNYAFIDVSNSPIVVYQGFSIHGNEASGSNAALAAAYYLAAAEGQKIEELLNNSVILFDPAMNPDGLQRFAYWANTNKANNINPDPNDREYHEVWPGGRTNHYWFDMNRDWLPVQLPESRVRIKTFHKWLPNILTDHHEMGTNSTFFFQPGIPSRTNPLTPKMNQELTKEIATYHAKAFDKIGSTYYSEESFDDFYYGKGSTFPDINGGIGILFEQGSSRGHAQESENGVLTFPFTIRNQFTAALSTLEAAKNMRTKILQYQQGFYKNSRSSETNKAIVFGDEKDATKTNHLAEVLQRHQIKLHELKEDFTSNGKRFKKGYSYVVPMNQKNHRLVKAMFDVRTTFKDSLFYDVSAWTFNYAFGVDFAENVSLLKAGAEVAQLQPKQGTIQQKSSVGYLFSWNEYSTPKALNTILEKGLRANVAMKKFVNDGNSYDYGTIFIPAQNQKLKGKELFDFLGKVANENHIAIKGVSTGLNEGIDLGSRNFEAVKKQKVAMLVGKGVTSYDAGEIWHLLDQRYDMKLTKLDTDYSSRVNLDKYTTIIVPNSRSIDKNLVEKLKVWVRNGGVLIGYRNTVNWLSNRGFINVKFNKAKIDSVNNVSFENRSLQFGAQVIGGAIFEAKVDRSHPINFGYKNDKIALFRNTKQFIQADAKSFNNPIQYTNNPLLSGYISKENLKELKNTVPFKVQRLGSGRVIVFTDNTNFRAFWFGTNKLLMNAIFFGKLM; encoded by the coding sequence ATGAAGAAATTATTACTATCACTACTGTTTGTTAGTGCAACAGTAACGGCTCAAACTATCGATTTGAATTATTACTTGCCAAAAAATGTTTCTTATAACTCCAATATTCCCACTCCAAAATCTGTTTTAGGACATGAAGTAGGAGAGTGGCATGTTACACATGATAAGTTGGTAGAATATATGAAAGCACTTGCGAATGCTTCAGATAGAGTAGTGCTTGAAAACAGAGGAACAACTTATGAAGGAAGACCTTTAGTATTGCTAACAATTACTTCCTCTAAAAACCATCAAAATTTAGAAGAAATACGAGAAAATCATATAAAAGCAACAAACTATGCTTTTATAGATGTTTCTAATAGTCCAATTGTGGTATACCAAGGGTTTTCAATTCACGGAAATGAAGCAAGTGGTTCAAATGCAGCCTTGGCAGCAGCGTATTATTTAGCAGCAGCAGAAGGGCAAAAAATAGAGGAATTATTAAATAACTCAGTAATACTTTTTGATCCAGCAATGAACCCAGATGGTTTACAACGTTTTGCATATTGGGCAAATACAAATAAGGCAAATAATATTAATCCTGATCCGAATGATAGAGAATATCACGAAGTTTGGCCTGGGGGAAGAACTAATCATTATTGGTTTGATATGAATCGCGATTGGTTGCCAGTTCAATTACCTGAGAGTAGAGTACGAATTAAAACATTCCATAAGTGGTTGCCTAATATTTTAACCGATCATCATGAAATGGGAACAAATTCTACCTTTTTTTTCCAACCAGGAATTCCGAGTAGAACAAATCCATTAACTCCAAAAATGAATCAGGAGTTAACTAAAGAAATAGCAACCTATCACGCAAAAGCATTTGATAAAATAGGTTCAACCTATTATTCAGAGGAAAGCTTTGATGATTTTTACTACGGAAAAGGGTCAACTTTTCCAGATATTAATGGAGGAATCGGAATTTTGTTTGAACAAGGAAGTTCTCGTGGGCATGCACAAGAAAGTGAAAATGGAGTTTTAACGTTTCCATTTACCATTCGAAATCAGTTTACAGCAGCATTGTCAACACTAGAAGCTGCTAAAAACATGCGAACTAAAATCTTACAGTATCAACAAGGTTTTTATAAAAATTCAAGAAGCTCAGAAACAAACAAAGCGATAGTGTTTGGTGATGAAAAAGATGCGACGAAAACAAATCACTTAGCTGAGGTTTTACAACGTCATCAAATAAAACTCCACGAGTTAAAAGAAGATTTTACATCGAATGGAAAACGTTTCAAAAAAGGGTATAGCTACGTAGTACCTATGAACCAAAAAAATCATCGATTGGTAAAAGCAATGTTTGATGTACGAACAACCTTTAAAGATAGTTTGTTTTATGACGTATCTGCTTGGACCTTTAATTATGCGTTTGGAGTTGATTTTGCTGAAAATGTTTCGTTATTAAAAGCAGGAGCTGAGGTGGCTCAATTACAACCAAAACAAGGAACAATTCAACAAAAAAGTAGTGTAGGCTACTTATTTTCTTGGAATGAATATAGTACCCCTAAAGCGTTAAATACGATTTTAGAAAAAGGATTGCGAGCGAATGTAGCGATGAAAAAGTTTGTAAACGATGGTAATTCGTATGATTACGGAACTATTTTTATTCCAGCTCAAAATCAAAAATTAAAAGGAAAAGAGTTGTTCGATTTCTTAGGAAAAGTAGCCAATGAAAATCATATTGCAATTAAAGGTGTGTCTACAGGGTTAAATGAAGGAATTGATTTAGGAAGTAGAAACTTTGAAGCTGTAAAAAAGCAAAAAGTAGCGATGTTGGTTGGAAAAGGAGTAACAAGTTATGATGCAGGAGAAATTTGGCATTTATTAGATCAACGTTACGATATGAAACTAACAAAGTTAGATACCGATTATTCTTCGAGAGTAAATCTTGATAAGTATACTACGATTATTGTTCCGAATAGTCGCTCTATTGATAAGAATTTAGTAGAGAAACTAAAAGTATGGGTACGTAATGGAGGAGTGCTAATCGGGTATAGAAATACAGTAAATTGGTTGTCTAACAGAGGGTTTATTAATGTAAAGTTTAATAAAGCTAAAATAGATTCTGTAAATAATGTATCATTTGAAAATCGTTCGTTACAATTTGGAGCGCAAGTAATTGGAGGAGCAATTTTTGAAGCAAAGGTAGATCGCTCACATCCAATCAACTTTGGATATAAAAACGATAAGATAGCTTTGTTTAGAAACACCAAGCAATTCATTCAAGCGGATGCAAAAAGTTTTAACAATCCAATTCAGTACACAAACAATCCATTATTGAGTGGTTATATTTCAAAAGAAAATTTAAAAGAATTAAAAAACACAGTTCCGTTTAAAGTTCAGCGATTAGGTAGTGGTAGAGTGATTGTTTTTACAGATAACACCAACTTTAGAGCGTTTTGGTTTGGAACTAACAAATTATTAATGAACGCTATTTTCTTTGGAAAGTTGATGTAG
- a CDS encoding TonB-dependent receptor, translating to MKKVLIFLVLLQSFTGMSQNEGGISGKVIDSKTREVLPFVNILVHGTEIGTVSNENGEFELSNVPLGYNKIQASFVGYKTLISDEYLVTKDNSPYITLELIEDATQLKEVEIQAPLFKESVDSPLSLQSLGIAEIEKNPGGNRDVLKVIQSFPGVASNPGFRNDIIIRGGATSENKFYLDGIEVPVINHFQTQGATGGPVGIMNADLIRKVDFYSSAFPANRGNSLSSVIEFTQKRGNPNSLNTRATIGTSDAGITLDGPLGKNTTFMFSARQSYLQFLFKLIKLPFLPTYSDFQVNVKSQLSKNSELSIVALGAIDDFEINKEVNDGETDLETIKRNKVILNSVPVNSQWNYTVGASYKYFAPSSTHLVVLSRNEWKNKAVKYFLNEEIPANLLLDYSSKEIENKLRYENSFETANKIDFNLGFNLETARYTNSNYQKNANSDGVIIYDFNSAIDFVKYGVFGQVSKRYLDEKLGVSFGVRMDGIDYNSEMKNPFNQFSPRLSLSYNLSEKWTVSSSVGRYYQLPSYTVLGYKNDIGEFENKNGLKYIQSDHFVSGLSYKPDTSSKITFEGFYKGYKNYPFSIRNKISLANLGADFGIIGNEAVSSTSEGRAYGFELLAQKKSYSGLYGIASYTFVRSEFKDAQGAYIPSTWDNKHLLTITAGKKLNRNWEIGTKFRLVGGKPYTPYNLDASSLKDNYDVQNGGILDYTKLNTERLDTYTQLDIRVDKTWFLKKAAINLYLDVQNIYASSSKQQPFLLPIEDGNGRVTDPNDSSRYLLEEIESTTGRALPRIGVIVDF from the coding sequence ATGAAAAAAGTGTTGATATTCTTAGTTTTACTTCAGTCGTTTACTGGAATGTCCCAAAATGAAGGAGGAATTTCAGGGAAGGTTATTGATTCTAAAACAAGAGAAGTGCTTCCTTTTGTAAATATTTTAGTACACGGAACAGAAATAGGGACAGTTTCAAATGAAAATGGAGAGTTTGAATTGAGTAATGTCCCTTTAGGGTATAATAAAATACAAGCATCGTTTGTAGGTTATAAAACGTTAATTTCTGACGAGTATTTAGTTACTAAAGATAATTCGCCATATATAACCTTGGAGTTAATTGAAGATGCAACACAGTTAAAAGAAGTTGAAATACAAGCACCACTATTTAAAGAGTCTGTAGATAGCCCTTTATCGCTTCAAAGTTTGGGTATAGCAGAAATAGAAAAGAACCCTGGAGGAAATAGAGATGTCTTAAAGGTTATTCAGTCTTTTCCAGGAGTAGCTTCTAATCCTGGATTTAGAAATGATATTATTATTAGAGGAGGAGCAACTTCTGAAAATAAGTTTTATTTAGATGGAATTGAAGTTCCTGTAATAAACCACTTCCAAACACAAGGAGCAACTGGTGGACCAGTTGGAATTATGAATGCAGATTTAATTCGTAAGGTAGATTTTTATTCAAGTGCTTTTCCTGCTAATAGGGGTAACTCTTTAAGTTCTGTTATAGAGTTTACTCAAAAAAGAGGAAACCCAAATTCACTAAATACAAGGGCAACTATTGGAACTTCGGACGCAGGAATTACCTTAGATGGTCCATTAGGAAAGAACACAACCTTTATGTTTTCTGCTCGACAATCGTATTTACAATTTTTATTTAAGTTGATAAAACTTCCTTTTTTACCAACATACAGCGATTTTCAAGTGAATGTTAAATCGCAATTATCAAAAAACAGTGAATTATCAATAGTTGCTTTGGGTGCTATTGATGATTTTGAAATTAATAAAGAGGTAAATGATGGTGAAACAGATTTAGAAACGATAAAGAGAAATAAAGTTATTTTAAACTCTGTTCCCGTAAACAGTCAATGGAATTATACGGTAGGAGCCAGTTATAAGTACTTTGCTCCAAGCTCGACACACTTAGTTGTATTAAGTAGAAATGAATGGAAAAACAAGGCAGTAAAGTACTTTTTAAATGAAGAAATACCAGCAAACTTATTGTTAGATTATTCATCTAAAGAAATAGAAAATAAATTGCGATATGAAAATAGCTTTGAAACTGCTAACAAAATTGATTTTAACTTAGGTTTTAATTTAGAAACAGCGAGGTATACGAATAGTAATTATCAAAAAAATGCTAATTCAGATGGAGTTATTATTTATGATTTTAATTCAGCCATAGACTTTGTGAAATATGGAGTTTTCGGACAAGTATCAAAAAGATATTTAGATGAAAAGTTAGGAGTTTCTTTTGGAGTTAGAATGGACGGGATTGATTACAATTCAGAAATGAAAAATCCATTTAACCAATTTTCACCACGATTGTCGTTAAGTTATAATTTATCTGAAAAATGGACGGTGAGTTCTTCAGTAGGTCGTTATTATCAATTACCATCGTATACAGTATTAGGATATAAAAACGATATAGGAGAGTTTGAGAATAAAAATGGATTGAAGTACATACAATCAGATCATTTTGTAAGTGGATTGAGTTATAAGCCTGATACAAGTTCAAAAATAACTTTTGAAGGGTTTTATAAAGGATATAAAAACTATCCATTTTCAATAAGAAACAAAATAAGTCTAGCAAACCTAGGTGCTGATTTTGGTATTATAGGAAACGAAGCAGTAAGTTCAACCTCTGAGGGTAGAGCATATGGTTTTGAGTTGTTAGCACAAAAGAAATCGTATAGTGGATTGTACGGAATAGCGTCGTATACTTTTGTGAGAAGTGAATTTAAAGATGCACAAGGAGCCTATATTCCCTCAACTTGGGATAATAAACACTTACTAACAATTACAGCAGGAAAAAAACTAAACAGAAACTGGGAAATAGGAACGAAATTTCGATTAGTTGGTGGTAAACCTTATACGCCATACAATTTAGACGCTTCTTCTTTAAAAGATAATTACGATGTGCAAAACGGCGGAATTTTAGATTATACCAAACTAAACACAGAAAGATTAGATACGTATACACAATTAGATATACGTGTAGATAAAACATGGTTCTTAAAAAAAGCGGCTATTAACTTGTATTTAGATGTTCAAAATATATATGCTAGTAGCTCTAAACAGCAACCATTTTTATTACCTATTGAAGATGGAAATGGAAGAGTGACCGATCCTAACGATAGTTCAAGATATTTACTAGAAGAAATAGAAAGTACAACAGGTAGAGCCTTACCTCGTATAGGTGTTATTGTAGATTTTTAA
- a CDS encoding C1 family peptidase, with protein sequence MKKILLGAAFTFLSITSTSAQKYQFSTVKDIEDTEVKSQGRTGTCWSFSTTSFLESEIIRLTGKNIDLSEMYTVRNTYSDKANNYLYRQGKAQFSEGGLAHDVINSVEKYGLVPEQVFTGLDLGQDKHNHAEMITVLKSMLDAYIKNPAGELSPKWKQSVESVLDVYLGKNKKEFTFEGKKYTPKTFAEYVKIDPSNYVTISSFEHAKKYDQFILNIPDNFSNGAFYNVSLDELVAVTENAIKKGYTVELDCDVSEKTFSSKNGVAIIPASSTENEKALTEIVEERTVTPSLRQAEFENFNTTDDHLMHIVGLVKDQKGNTYFKVKNSWGKNQGNQGYVYMSVPYFKLKTISVLLHKDAVSPNLKSKLKI encoded by the coding sequence ATGAAAAAAATTCTATTAGGAGCAGCATTTACTTTTTTAAGTATAACTTCAACTTCAGCACAAAAGTATCAGTTTTCAACAGTAAAAGACATTGAAGATACTGAAGTTAAAAGCCAAGGAAGAACAGGAACATGTTGGAGCTTTTCTACAACCTCTTTTTTAGAATCAGAAATTATTAGATTGACAGGTAAAAACATTGATTTATCTGAGATGTATACGGTTCGTAACACGTATTCAGATAAAGCAAATAATTACTTATACCGCCAAGGAAAAGCACAATTTAGTGAAGGAGGTTTGGCACATGATGTTATTAATTCTGTAGAAAAATACGGATTAGTACCTGAGCAAGTTTTTACTGGTTTAGATTTAGGACAAGATAAACATAATCACGCTGAAATGATTACGGTGTTAAAATCGATGTTGGATGCTTATATCAAAAATCCAGCAGGAGAATTAAGTCCAAAGTGGAAGCAATCAGTAGAAAGTGTTTTGGATGTATACTTAGGAAAAAATAAAAAGGAATTTACTTTTGAAGGAAAAAAATATACTCCTAAAACGTTTGCAGAGTATGTAAAAATAGATCCTTCAAACTATGTAACGATTAGTTCTTTTGAGCATGCAAAAAAATATGATCAATTCATCTTAAATATTCCAGATAATTTTTCAAACGGAGCATTTTATAATGTTTCTTTAGATGAATTAGTTGCAGTAACAGAAAACGCAATTAAAAAAGGATACACCGTAGAGTTAGACTGTGATGTTTCAGAAAAAACATTTTCATCAAAAAATGGAGTAGCAATAATTCCTGCAAGTAGCACAGAAAATGAAAAAGCACTAACAGAAATAGTTGAAGAAAGAACTGTTACACCAAGTTTACGTCAAGCAGAATTTGAAAACTTTAATACAACGGACGATCACTTAATGCATATTGTAGGTTTGGTAAAAGATCAAAAAGGAAATACCTATTTTAAAGTAAAGAACTCTTGGGGTAAAAATCAAGGAAATCAGGGGTATGTATATATGTCAGTTCCTTATTTTAAATTGAAAACAATATCTGTTTTATTACATAAAGATGCAGTTTCACCGAATTTAAAAAGTAAGTTAAAGATTTAA
- a CDS encoding ABC transporter ATP-binding protein: MIEVNNLHKGFNGVEILKGITTSFKPGETSLIIGQSGSGKTVFLKSLIGLHTPEQGTIVYDGLANTDMTIEDKRQFRQELGMVFQGSALFDSQTVEENIMFPLKMFTKQPESEMLDRVNFVLNRVNLENSNKKFPAELSGGMQKRVAIARAIVMKPKYLFCDEPNSGLDPQTSIVIDNLIQEITDEYKITTVINTHDMNSVMEIGDKIVFLKNGVKAWEGSHKEIFKTDNEAVVDFVYSSNLFKKVRKAYLNDV; this comes from the coding sequence ATGATAGAAGTAAATAATTTACACAAAGGATTTAATGGTGTTGAGATTTTAAAGGGGATAACAACTTCATTTAAACCAGGAGAAACAAGTTTAATTATTGGTCAGAGTGGTTCAGGTAAAACAGTATTTTTAAAATCATTAATTGGCTTACACACACCAGAGCAAGGAACCATTGTTTATGATGGACTTGCGAATACTGATATGACGATAGAAGATAAACGTCAATTTCGTCAAGAATTAGGAATGGTATTTCAAGGAAGTGCCTTGTTTGATTCTCAAACAGTAGAAGAGAATATAATGTTTCCTTTAAAAATGTTTACCAAACAACCCGAAAGTGAAATGCTAGACAGGGTGAATTTTGTGTTGAACCGTGTAAACTTAGAAAATTCAAATAAAAAGTTTCCTGCTGAATTATCTGGAGGAATGCAAAAACGTGTAGCAATTGCCCGTGCAATTGTAATGAAGCCTAAATATTTGTTTTGTGATGAGCCTAACTCAGGTTTAGATCCGCAAACGTCTATTGTTATAGATAACCTAATTCAAGAAATTACCGATGAGTATAAAATTACTACAGTAATAAATACACATGATATGAATTCGGTGATGGAAATAGGAGATAAGATTGTTTTTCTAAAAAATGGAGTCAAAGCATGGGAAGGATCACATAAAGAAATCTTCAAAACAGATAATGAAGCAGTGGTAGATTTTGTGTATTCATCTAATTTATTTAAAAAAGTAAGAAAAGCATACTTAAATGATGTTTAG
- a CDS encoding YqaE/Pmp3 family membrane protein — MSLLRVLLAIFFPPLAVIGKGCGSIIIVFLLTLCGWVPGVIAALIILNNPN; from the coding sequence ATGAGTTTATTAAGAGTTTTATTAGCAATATTTTTTCCACCGTTGGCAGTGATAGGTAAAGGTTGTGGATCAATTATAATAGTGTTTTTATTAACACTTTGTGGATGGGTCCCAGGAGTTATAGCAGCGCTAATTATATTAAACAATCCGAATTAA